The nucleotide sequence GATACAGGAACAAATACCTCcctcccacaaacacacacaagcctaGATTTGGCCTTGTGAATTCTGCCCCGCTGCTATCCAGCATCGGCACAGGAAATGAGTGCCCTACCTTAGCAAAGCATCACCCACACTTGAAGGTGCTGGCTTCCGAGGCAACCATTCCTCTACTTTAGGGCTCTGCCCCTGAGCCTCCGTCAGGACTGGCATCCCAGGAGCCCCACCCTTCTTCCCATGCTTGtgtcctggtttcctctccagccACTGGGGTTTCCTCTTCCCACCCCCTACAGGCCTTATCTCTCCATGTAGCCTTCAAGGGTGGCTACTTTTCTGGCCTGGGCAAACTCCCTACAGGATACATGactctctttctccctcacttGTGCCCTTCCTGTAATCTGTAGAGGGATGCTCAGATAAGGTCTGAAGCCCAGGTCTTCAGTACCTGGCCCTGGGCCACGCTGATATTGGGGTTATAAGCCTTTTGTGCCCCTCCCGCACCTGTGCCCTCTAGTCCCAGGACCACAATAGTTCTGACTGCCAGGTTGGGTGCCCTGTTCGGTGATGTTAGGGTCCCTTGGGGACCTGGCCCTACCCAGCCTGTCTGTGAGAcaaggagggggagggtatgaaCAGATGGGTAAAATAGGCATTAGGCCAAGAAGGATGACATTTCCATAGCAGTGACCAGCCCCTCAGCTCTCATGACACGGCTGTGGATAGCCAAGGCTCCTGACCGGAGGGACCACTGGAGCCTCCGGCCTCTGCGTCTTCCATATAAAGAATGAACAGTGGACAGGGAGAGGGTCCCACCCAGACTGGCTGAGGCCCTGCCCCCACACGTGTGTAGCTCCAAAGGCTTTGATTTTATAGTCCTTGACCAGAGTTCCTCAGACAACTGATGCTCTGGAGATCCATCCCTCTGCTCCTTAGCGCCCAGGGGTTGGTGCACAGCTGGGAAGAAGACTGGCCCAGTAACCATGCCTGCTTCCCTAGGCTCATCTTTGGCACCCTGTACCCAGCCTATTCTTCCTACAAGGCCGTGAAGACCAAAAACGTGAAGGAATACGTGAGTGCATGACTGTACcctgtgtaatgtgtgtgtgtgtgtgtgtgtgtatgtaaaacagATGGGAGTAGAGTGTGGCTTTATGCCACACTACCCAACAGGACCCTGGGTAAAAGAGGATGTTCCCTGTGCCCATGCAGGCTTGGTATGATTGGCAAGTGTGAGGCCTTGGGTATCTCTCCCAGAACGTCTAACCTGGGGCAGACAGTGCGATGGGGTTCTGTTTTCCTCAACTTAGCCCCGTTATGAGGAGCTGACAGATCGGGGACTTGGGGTGTTTACAGCTTCTCAGCCCTAAGCCCCGGTTAATGCTGCCCTTTTGTCCCTCAGGTAAAATGGATGATGTATTGGATAGTCTTCGCCTTCTTCACCACAGCTGAGACACTTACAGATATAATACTGTCCTGGTGAGGTCCAGTCGTGTCCCCatcgtcccccacccccaccccccccacacacatctcAGGACCCAgatctctccctttctctagCCAGACAGATTAGGCAGATTTGGACCCAGGCTAGATTCATGATGACTCCCAACATACAGCGGCTCTTCGCACCTTCAGCACAAGAACAGACATAGCAAcggggcgtggtggcccacgcctctaatcccagcacctgggaggcagaggcaggcggatctacGGATCTACGTAGCAAGTcccagaacagctagggctatcCTActtcaaaccaaccaaccaacctgccACATTTCTTTCTGGTGACAGCCACAGTGCCCCAGGGGAACTGAGTGGTTGTGCATCTGCTTTGCTCTCAAGTCCTTCTGTGACGTTGGACAGATCACCAGTCCCTAAACCTTGTCTCCCCCATCTGTGGAACAAACATGCAGTTCAGTTGTGGTGACACTGAATGCTTGCATTCCCAAGGTACTGCAGGCACAAATAGGCCTAAAGTATGCAAGCGTCACTGGGACGGGGACTATGTTTGAATCTGCTCAGAAATGTTTACTGGGTGAGAAATACCTCTTGAAGAGTGAAGTATATTGGAATTTGAATCACCCATAATTTCTGCCCTAGGGACGATAAGGCAGGAGTATCGTTgcagttttgaggccagcctgggctacataatctTAGGGCAGGGAGCAGCAAGGTAGTTAGTTCATCAACAAAGCTCTCGCTGTATCAGCTcaaagcctgctgacctgagtttgacacCTGAAAGCTGTGTAAGAATAGGAGGGAATCGGCTCCAgatactgtcttttctttttttaaaagaagtattttttcttttcactgtagctgtcttcagacacaccagaagagggcattcagaccccattacagatggttgtgagccaccatgtggttgctgggaattgaactcaggacctctggaagaacagtcagtgctcttaaccgatgagctatctctccagccccaatactgTTTTTTCTGACTCCCACGGatgcactgtggcacacactcacaaacacacacatgcgcatatatgcacacacatatcatatacatgattaaggttttaaaaaaaaaggcagtagCTTACTGGCCACAGCCATGCACCTTCCTGAGGCTTCTTGCTTTGTTTGGATTCAGGAaagcataatttctttttcttctctcctcttcctcctcctcatcttcctcttccccctcctcatcttcctcttccccctcctcttcctcctcctcctcttcttcttcttcttcccctccccccttctctctttctctttttcccagaTAGAGTTCACTATGCATCCCTGGCTGGGTTGACATGGAACCTATTATGTACCCCACGTTGACCTTAAAATAGCAatcatcctcttgcttcagcctccctaatactaggattacaggtgtacacttCACCACAActcaatttcttctttaaaaaaaaaaacaaacaaacaaacaaaaacccttgctggacgtggtggcacacacctttagtcccagcactcaggaggcagaggcaggcagatttctgagttccaggacagccagggctatacagagaaagcctgtctcagaaaaaaacaacaacaaaacaaaacaaaacaaaacaaaaaccaaaccaaacaaacaaacaaaaacccttgctTTCTGTTCACGGATGTTTTGCCTGTCTATTTGCCTCCCCGCACCTGCTGTGTGTCTGGTGCCAGGAGAAGCTCTCGGGATATccaggagttggagttacagacaatcatgagctgtcatgtgggtgctgggaactgaacccaggtcctctgcaaaagccaacagtgctcttaaccactgagccatctcttttccGAACATGCATCTCTTAATACTTAGGGCTTCTCCAACATTTTgggttctctttctctttctccaccgtGTGACATCTTGTGAGTCACATGCCTGTCCCCCACACTGGCTGAAATGTCATGTGCTCCCATGCCTTTGCTTTGGGGTCTGTTTTAAGATATGGTAGGCTAGAGTGGGCACAAATTTGTGATCAATCTCccatactgggattataggcatgtaccccAAATGGGTTCTCTTCTTGCCTTCCGCATGAGTCAGTTTTGTGTTCCCAACactccccaaagcccacccccacacccctcctCCTGGAAACCAGGTGGCCTCAGACCACTTAAGAGGTGGGAGCTGTCCAGGGTCCCTGCTGTAAATCTAGTATATCCCTTGTCTCATGTCTGACAAGCCATGAGCatacctctgtctgtctgcccaacAGGTTCCCCTTCTACTTTGAGCTCAAGATTGCCTTTGTGATATGGCTGTTGTCCCCTTACACCAAGGGCTCCAGTGTCCTCTACCGCAAGTTCGTGCACCCAACACTGTCCAACAAGGAAAAGGTTTGCCCCTTCCTTCAGCTCTTCCTAGCCTGGCCCAGCAAAGACATTCCCACGCCTCCAGCCACAGATATTTCCTATGGGTGGCCAGAGCCTGCAGTAACCTGGCAGAGCCTAGCTCCTGGGGGTAGGCATTGTCTTTGCACAGTTGTGAGCACTGGTAACTTGCCTGCAgcctcacctctcaggtctctcaTCCCCCTAGGAGATCGACGAATACATCACACAAGCTCGAGACAAGAGCTATGAGACGATGATGAGGGTGGGCAAGAGGGGCCTGAACCTGGCTGCCAATGCTGCAGTCACAGCTGCTGCCAAGGTGAGATGAGGATGGGCCCAGACTCCCGGGGCCCCCACCTCGGTCATCTCATGTCCTGTCCAGGCCCCTTAGCATCCACCCTATCTTTAGGCCTAGGAGACTTTGGGCTGTGTGGCTCCAGGCTCCAGCCCTGTGTCTCCGACTGTCTagtcagtttcctcatctgaccAGAGGGAAAATATCTCAACACCATGGTAACCTCTGTCTCCACCCCGCCCCTTCCTCCCGCTCTCTTGGTGCGTGGTGGTGACCCTAGGGCCAGGGGGTGCTGTCGGAAAAGCTGCGGAGCTTCAGCATGCAGGACCTGACTCTCATTCGAGATGAGGATGCGTTACCGCTGCAGGGGCCAGATGGCCGCCTCCAACCCGGCCCCGTGGGTCTCCTGGACACTATTGAGGACTTAGGTACTAGCACGCCCTGAGCTGTGGGAAGGAGGCCAGAGCTAAAAAGACCAGAGAGACCCCTGGGCCCttattctctttccctccccgTGAAACCAGGAGATGAGCCTGCCCTAAGTCTAAGGTCTAGCACAAGCCAGCCAGATCCCCGGACAGAGACCTCAGAAGATGACCTGGGAGACAAGGCACCCAAGAGGACCAAACCTATCAAAAAAGTACCCAGAGCTGAGGTGAGAATACAGGCCGTGGCCTGGGGAGATGGGGAAGATACAATGGGAACAAGCTGAACCCCACCATAACTCTCTACATAGCCGCCGGCTTCCAAGACACTGAAGACCCGGCCCAAGAAGAAGAGTTCTGGAGGGGGCGACTCAGCATGAGAGGCTCGGCTCCCCGCACCCCTCCATCTCTAGGACAAGCACGGAGAAGAGCTGCAGCCCTGGCCCCTCCAACAGTGAGCCACTAGCCCCAAGTGTTTCAGACCCGCAAACCCCCCAGGTGGCTGTCCCCAGCACCCCCTTCCCATGAACATGCCTCCGGAGGGGGCTTGGCAAAGAGGAGGTTGAGGACAGAGGTGATGACTAAGCCCTTGAGGAGGTGGAGGCTCCGTGGCCAGCCAGCGCTGCTCTTTTTGCTGCTCCAGTCCCACGCTGCCCATCCAGTGCCTTGCTGACCATGGCCGTCCCCTCTCAGAGGCCTAacctgcttcccccacccccagggaggGGACCTTGAGAAAGGGAAGAAACTGGGCAGGCCTGGGAGGAGGGTGTTCCTCAGGCGCAGCTATGCATGGAGACAAGGGCTTTGAATAAGCAGCACGGCCAGGCCAGCATTGCAGCTGGTAGGGCTGTGTATTCTACCAAAAGAGAGGTGAGATGCTAAGGGTGTGCGTGTTAGGGAGGTTGGGTGAGAGGGGTCACCTCCTCCCTACATCAGCTctggtctttcttcctctttatccacCCCTGCTGGTCTCTGAACCTCAGAACTCAAGCCCTTGACAGAACGAGGCTCCCAGGGACTCCTCCCTACCCTTCCATCCTTGATCCCTTTTACACATTCATGCCCACGTAAGCTGGACTCCTCTGCTCCTAGGCTCCATCACAGAGGGCCTGCCAAGATGGCTCCTTTCCTCTCCTGTAAAGGGGATGCATCCCACCTTGCCATGGGGTCCCCTTCCTGTGCCAAGCAAACCCTGGTCagaactaacctggaccccaccCCTGGCGCTGGTCCTGCCAGCCTCAATGGGGCCAAGTGGTACCTGTGCAGGGAAGGAGATGCAGGAGCTGGGAGGCTCCCAACTCCACGGTGCCCACACTGGACCTTGGCACTGGATGAGCCAATAAACGAAACTCTGACACCTCCTTTATTGTGATCTCTGCGTTGTTCTGGACCCACCAAGCCAGTAAGTGGGAGGGACCTCACCAGGAAGCAGAACCTAGCTATGAAGGGCACAGAAAAGGGCCAGCTGGAACCCAGGAGAGTTGATCCATCTGGGAAGAGTAGTTTAAGGGTCCTTACCTCCATACTTTGTTTTACACCCCAGAATCATGTCCCAAGACCTCAGTAGATCCTTTAGTAGCTCATGGAAATTGCCAGGTGTAAACTTTAGAGATGGGATCCCAGTGAGGGGGATAAAACTGGGATAAGGGCTATTAAACAGAGCTGAAGATAGGGCAGGAAAGCCCAGTCCTGCTGGAGAGGGTGGCAAGAGAGAAGACTCAAAGGAAGGTTTATGGGCGAACCACTTCTATAGGTCTTGGGGACAAATGAGACAGGAGACCAAAGCCTGGAACCAGAGGTGTTTTAGCATGGAACCAGAAGTGCTGGGAGAAGAGGAGTCTGTGAGACATAGTAGGTCTGCTGGCGAGGAGGAGGAGTCTGTGAGACATAGTAGGTCTGTGAGACATAGTAGGCTTGCTGGGGAGGTGGCTGTGGAAGGCAGAGCAgcagagagggaaaagggagagagagcagcATCTCAGAGTGAAAGGGAAACAGGTGATGGGGGAAGAGTGGAGCGGGAGCCTAGGCTCCAGTCCCTAAGGTGGGCAAACATCCCAAGTACAATAGACTCCCTCCCTGGCATCAGGGCAAGTATGCCTGCCATACTGGAGCCAACTATCagagcttccagaactgagatgTGAGGGTATAAGAGGCCCCTTTTGGgtgatggcacaagcctttaatctcaacactctggaggcagaggcaggcagatctgagttcaaggccagcctggtctactgagtgagttccaggacagccagggctacacagaaaaaccctgtctcaaaaataaatagataaatgaataaatatataactatgtaaaaagaaataaatctataatataaaaatagataTGCAAGGGCCCTTTGCCCACCCTGGAACCCTCTAGTCAAGCAGCCCTCTGAAGGTTCCTTTCACCACTGGCCCCTATCGaagtttccactgctgtgataaacaccatgaacaaaagcaactgaGGAGGGAAGGACTTATTTTAGCATGTAGCTCTCAGCTCACACTCCTTCACTGAAGGAGGTCTGGGAAAAcccaaggcaggaatctggagctgatgcagaggccatgaaggaacactgctcactggcttgctcctgggTTGTTCAGTCCACTCCTGTATTCCTCCCAAGACCACCTTCCCAGAGTATCACTGGCCAAAGGCAATGGGGCTCTGCCACATCTGTCAACAGTGTAGAAAATACAGCACAGGCTTGCCTATCTGATGGAGGCACTTCCTGAAGATTTCCTCTTCACAGACAAACCTAGCctatgtcaagctgacataaaaacgAGCCAGCAGCCAGCCCTTGAGGAACttggctcctttttttttaattgaaaaggagaggaagagtcTCGTTCTTTAAGATTCCCAGaaagtagccgggcgtggtggcgcacgcctttaatcccagcactcgggaagcaaaggcaggcggatttctgagttcgaggccagcctggtctacaaagtgagttccaggacagccagagctacatagggaaaccctatctcgaaaaaaaatggaaaaataaaagattcCCAGAAAGTAAAATGCTGTAGTACTCTGCTAGCGTTTACCATATAGCCAAGAAAACAAGTTAGGTTTCTGTTTCATTTgctacatctcacacacacacacacacacacacacacttgtggctGGGAGACCACAGCCAGATTCTGAATAGCCCCTCTCTACATatacatttgggtttttttgtgtcaAAAGGAGTATGCATGTTCAGACTTCCAAGCTCCTTGTCCTGTTGCCATGGAAACATTCAGGCTTCCAGAACTCTAGGCTCAGGGTCTGCCCCCTGTGGtgcaggggaggagaggagagttgaCAGGTGACAAAGAATAACTGGAAAGCCTTTTAGGAGAAGGTTGGCTGGTGGGGCGCACTGGGTCTGGGTGACCTCATACTGTCACTCATTCCCTAGGGCCACCTGGCCTTGCTCCTTTGCCACAGATCTTCTCTGGCAGGAGGGAAAGACCTCTGTTAGAGGTGGGTGGAGGGCACTAAATCAAGGGGTTCTCGGGGGCCCTTGGGAAGTATTATTAGCTTTAGCGATAGGGTTTAGTGCCATGTCACGTGCCCAGGTCCCCTGGGAATATTAGGCAACCCTCCAGGCCTGTGTTCCAGACTATGATGGCCTCAGGCCTGAAGCCGCTTTATCTGGCTTCTCCTCCCTTTTTTGTGGGTGTTCCAGCCTCCCAAGAACCTGCTTAAAATGGGATTTCCAGGCCCTGACGTCAGAGGAAAGCCAGCAGCTCCCTCTAGCCTGTGCCAGCTCTACCGTGATTAGCAGAGCTAAGTTCAGCCTTGCTCAGCCTACTGGAAAGCTAACAGGGACTGGAGGGAGGAACTTGGGACTCTAAACAGTGGTCTCTGTATCTGTGGCTTTCTGGATGACAGGAACAGTCTGTTTCCAGGTCAAAAGACCCTCCTGGCTTTCCTACTAACTTAAATTTCAGCTAATGTATGATCATTTCCCTCCCAACGCCATAGTTGCTTTCTCTCGGTTCTAGGTCTCATGCCTGACTTGAGGAAGAAAAGGGCATCTCAAGGCAGTCCTGAGAGCTGGACAGCGGCTTCCGTTTTGGTTTTTACCCAAGAGGAGGTTGAAGGTGGCGGCTGTGGGAACTCTCCCTGCAAGACGTTGAAAGGCCCACTAGGTGGCGCAGCTTCCTCCCGATGTGGATTCTACCCTCTAGCAGCTCAGGGCCTGGAGACCAGAATACCTCCTACTCTGCTCCCCGGAATGAGAGACTAAAGGGGGTAGAAAAGAGGGTAGAAAAGATAGCTGTGGGTTCTCTGGTAATCTCTGTCCGAGTCCCGTCTATGTGCACCCCACCACTCTAAATAAGAGGTGAACAGATTCAAAGATAGAACCTGTCTGAGAAGGAATCTGCCCAGTTCTGGGTGCAGGGGACGTGCCAGGCTTCCTTCAGGAGGGACCTAACCTGGGCTTCCAAAGTAGCATCTAAGAGACACCTACTAAAGTGGGTTTGGGGGTGGGACGAGGGGAAAGGCAGAGTTGGGGTTGTGGGGAAAGATGTTACAGCCTTGGACCTGGCCACAGTGGCAGCTCACGCCTGCTCCAGGATCCCCTAACTTCTAGTCTTTTTCTGTATATTCATCCAGAATATTGTGGAGTTGGAAGAGAGAACAAAACCGCAAACCCTACCCCCGAATCCCCAAAAAATTGCAGGGCCTGACAAGGTAGAGAATCCTCTTTAACAGCCTACCTTTCTCTGACCTCTTGCCCACACTCACCCCAGCAGGTTTGTATTGGTGATGAACTACCTCCTCTTTTTGTCCCTGATAAGTGATCAATAAATAATGTTGCTTGAAATATTGATGGAGAGTTTTACACCAGCATCCCTTAGCTGGGTCTGGCAGGCCATGACCCTCCCGGCAGCCTTTTCACACTGACAACAAAAGGTTTCCTTTGACCAAGATCTCCACCCGATCCATTCGGAACCAAAATCATGATTAAGTTTCAACCAGTAGAGGAAGAGATGTGAGAAGAACTTAGCTCCTCCCCCTGAGAAGGACGGTTCGGCTAAAACAAGCAAAGACCCTTAACTGATTTcccatgatgccctccagatccttCTCCAGTTCCATGTCCACGGTGGGCCTGCCAGGTCCACTTTCTGAGTGGTCTAAGCAGAAGGTGATCACATGCAGGGCACAGTAGAgaacacctggaatcccagccctggggaagtagaagcagaaggGTCCACTCcaggctccaggccagcctggtctacgtaagttccaggccaggcagggccTCCTGGaaactaacaacaaaacaaaacaggcaaacaaaacaaacatgatcACGTGATCAGACATCTCTGGCCCAGGTCACTCTCACCTGGTTTATTCTCCAGCATGAAGGgtaagaagaggaaaagaggggagaatCTGAGGTTGAGGAAGCTCCCGGACCAAGTCAGGCCCCATGCTCTGTGCCTTGTGCTCAACAGACAGAAGCCATATCACCTCAAATCACTGCCCAACACTTCCTGCTGCCcaagtgcccctcccccactctcccacaCAGCTGGGCCAGCTCCTACAGGTGCACAAGTCTTGGGCTTAAACCCGCAAGCTGTCAGGTGTCCCCTCACACCTGTCCTGCCACACACCTGCTGATGCCACCATCAGCCCGTGCCCTTAGTGCCTGTTCCTCAGTCTCCTCCCCCATCAGACTGCGAGCCCTTTCTCACATACAGATGGGAGTCAGCAAGCCAGCCACATTCGGTTCTTGCTTTAATGCAAATGCTAAATTGGGAAGAAGAGCAGTTTCACACTCCATATTTAGCCTGGGAGAGAAAAAGTGAGACAGCATGGGTGTTACCAGGGAAagcaggctggggctgggctgggtggTGGAAAACCTACCCAGAGCCCAGGGGAAGAGCATGGGCCCTTGTCAACTCACTCCTAAAGAGAATCACCCAAGGGCCCTGCCACTTAAAGACCCAAGTCCTGTCCTACTCAGAGAGCATGTGGGCATGTCTTCGTATAAAAGCTACCCAGAATGCACAGCAGCTGTGGCAGTGTACACCTACCTGTGACAGCactcagcagttagaagcagggggattgtGTGCCCAAGTCTAGGCTGAGCTGTatagtgaggctctgtctcaaaacaaagcaactgCACTCAGAAAGCCTATCCGCGAGGCACATGCTCCTAGTGATCGGCTGTCACCGACAGACACCAAATGGCTATCACCACaggataaaaaattaaaactctacATCCACAACACTTGCCAATCTTTTCAGCAGCCTTATTTACTATCGTCAAAAAGTGAGGCACTGAAgatagctcagtgcttaagagcagcTGCTGCTCCTATAGGGGAGGCAAGTTCAAGTCTTAccactcacatggtggttcacagatATTTGTAATGCCATTTCCAGGGTATctgagatgctctcttctgatctccacaggtaccatacacacacatggtacaaggacatacatgcaggcaaaacattcacacacataaaacaaaagtaaTATTTAGGGGCtcgagagaaggctcagtggttaagagcactgactgcccttccagaggactgggttcagttctcagcaaccacatggcagctcacaactgtctgtaacaggGGACCAGAtaccctcacacaaacatacatgcaagcaaaacaccaatgcacataaaaaatattCAAGTGGAAACCACCCTTCACCCATGTTAAGATAAGTAGACACATAAAATGTGAAATATACATGACATGGTGAGTAATTCAGTCCTATAGGAACGCTACAATAGGAAGAGTCCTgtagtgatgcacgcctttaatcccagcacttgggaggaagcaggcaggtctctgaatttgaggccagcctagtctacagaatgagttccaggacaggcaaggctaaacacacagacacacacacacacacagacacagacacacacacacacacacacacaccctgtctggaaaaaaacagtCCATGAAAACACCATGCCAAGAGAAATAAATCAGACACCAAAGACTACACAGTGTGTGTGTTAGCCTTACATGAGACTCCAAAGGTAGACAAGAGACAGAGGCCATGGGGGTCGGAGGACGGGACAGAGTCATTGTTTAATGGACACAGACTTTCTGTTTGGAAGGATTCAGGAGTTACTGAACGCAATTAATGTCCCTGGATCATACAGATAACTAAAGAGATTAAAATGGTAAAATTTAAGTATAtagtattttacttttttttttttccagacagcttTCTactcagccctggctgttctggagctcactatatagaccaggctgaccttgaacttacagagatctgcttgcctctgcttcccagacaATTTTTGACAGTGTTGAGAATTAATCGCAGGACCTCCTGTATTTCATCTAAGGGAACATTTCAGTCCAATGTCAGCTTCAAGGCATTCATGCTGCCATGATGACCACCTGCCCCCTGCACTGGGGGGAAACTGAGTCCTCTAAGTTCCAAAAAAAACCCCTGCCTGTGTGTAGGAGCAGCAATGCTGTTTGTGCACAGAGTAAGGCAGAGCCCTTCCAGCACGCTCTAAGGACAGCAGCTACCTTCCTGCCGGAAGCTCTTCTCCCAGTGTGAGGTACCACTTCCCCTGTACAGCTCATCTTGAGGATACAGGGACTCTGTGTTCCCATATGGAGGCA is from Mus musculus strain C57BL/6J chromosome 18, GRCm38.p6 C57BL/6J and encodes:
- the Reep2 gene encoding receptor expression-enhancing protein 2 isoform 1 (isoform 1 is encoded by transcript variant 1) — its product is MVSWIISRLVVLIFGTLYPAYSSYKAVKTKNVKEYVKWMMYWIVFAFFTTAETLTDIILSWFPFYFELKIAFVIWLLSPYTKGSSVLYRKFVHPTLSNKEKEIDEYITQARDKSYETMMRVGKRGLNLAANAAVTAAAKGQGVLSEKLRSFSMQDLTLIRDEDALPLQGPDGRLQPGPVGLLDTIEDLGDEPALSLRSSTSQPDPRTETSEDDLGDKAPKRTKPIKKVPRAEPPASKTLKTRPKKKSSGGGDSA
- the Reep2 gene encoding receptor expression-enhancing protein 2 isoform 2 (isoform 2 is encoded by transcript variant 2); its protein translation is MVSWIISRLVVLIFGTLYPAYSSYKAVKTKNVKEYVKWMMYWIVFAFFTTAETLTDIILSWFPFYFELKIAFVIWLLSPYTKGSSVLYRKFVHPTLSNKEKEIDEYITQARDKSYETMMRVGKRGLNLAANAAVTAAAKGVLSEKLRSFSMQDLTLIRDEDALPLQGPDGRLQPGPVGLLDTIEDLGDEPALSLRSSTSQPDPRTETSEDDLGDKAPKRTKPIKKVPRAEPPASKTLKTRPKKKSSGGGDSA